ACCTCAGAACATTGCCGAAATCGCTTAGAAGCCACCAATTACGAGGTTCGCTTTCGCAAGGATCGCACAGTATTCCGTTTCGAGCAACATGCCCTCAATTCGTTGCCATCAGCAGTCATTGAAAATGtactttttcccaaaaaatgtGGCTTACCTGCAGATCCTAATGCGATGAAATTCGAATGGTGCAGCAACAGCGTCAAAACAAATCCCGAACAACAACAAGCTGTTCGAAATATCGTCAATGGATCCGCATACCCGGCACCTTATATCCTCTTCGGACCTCCGGGAACGGGTAAAACAACCACTTTGGTAGAGACAATCGCCCAAATTCGCAAAGTCAAGCCCGAAGCAAATATTTTGGTGTGTGCCTCATCGAATTACGCTTGTAACGAAATCATGTCCCGACTACTGGATTTGAATGTTGTTGACGAAACCGACATGTTTCGCTACCTTTCGAAGAGCCAAATGCGAAAACTCGATACAATTGAGGATCGAATCTTGGAATTATCGAATATTGATAAGAATCAAATGTTTAATATTCCGACAAAAGAAGACCTGCAAGGGtacaaaatcatttttttaacacttgtGACAGCGGGACGTTTACATCTCCTCGAGATGGGCACAAATTGGTTCGATTACATCATCGTCGATGAAGCGGGAAGTGCCACGGAAGCATCCACAGTAATTCCAATCGCTGGTTTCGTGTCTGTTTCGTCGTATTTGAAGCACAAACGAAATCACGTCGTTCTTGCGGGCGATCCAAAACAACTGGGACCCGTCATTTGTCACAGATCCGCGGAAAAACTCATGTACGGGCGTTCCATGCTCGATCGTCTCATGGAATTGGAGTTGTATAAACCGGATGAAAAGTCAAAACGCTACAACGCTGCTTGTCTCACAAAGTTACTTCAAAATTTCCGTTCGCACAAGAACATTCTCGACATTCCAAACAAGCTTTTTTATGACAATGAATTATTGGCGATGGCAAAACCAGCAATTACGGACATTTGTCTGCATCAACAAATCCTGCCAAATAAGAAAGTTCCAATTATTTTCCATTCCGTCTACGGGGAAACGTTAAAAGAAGACGATAACCCAAGTTTATTCAATTTAGAAGAATGTAAAGTAGTTTTGAATTACATTCGTAAGGTTTTGCTCATGACTTGCCCCAACGGCGAAAAAATCGAGCCAAAGGAAATTGGAGTTATCTCACCGTATCGGCGCCAATGCGTGgaattaacgaaaataattcgaaaaacgCTCAAATTGTACGACATTGAAGTCGGAAGTGTCGAACAATTTCAAGGTCAAGAACGAAAAGTCATCATTTTGTCGACAGTTCGTTCAAATACCGAAACAATTGGATTCCTCAGCAACCCGAAACGACTTAACGTGTCGATAACACGTGCCAAAGCTCTCTTGATCATCGTCGGCAATCCCATTACCTTGCAACTCGACAACAAATGGCACAAACTCATCAAGTACTGTGTCGAACAAAAGGCATGCAAAGGTGGTTTTGTGCCTCTTAAGAAACACGTGCGTGGTCGTTTCAAAGATAAGCGCAAGTCAAGTGCCCAAAAAGCACTTAATGACCAATTGAAGCAACTTACGCTTGAAAAATTGCCTGAATCTGCTcctaaaaagacaattttgcaTCACAAAGCTCCAACTCCATCCACTTCGTCGGGTTGTACTTCAGCAAGTTTCACGGATGACAACACGGATGACGAAACAACGGCAGATTTGGTGTCTGATTCCGAGTTAGATGACATCCAAGTAGATATCAATGTCTTAACGGACGACGAGGAAATCGCAATTCCGTGTTTTAATGCTTCCGAAGACGTTTTGACGACCGACGATGAAGATGAAATTGACGAAagtacaaataataatgacgAAACGATAACTGCTGAGCCAAAGAATGACACAAATGATATTTTCGCAGCTGAATTCGAATTTCACATTGACTCGTTCGGGTTCGCTCAGTGATTTTTCCCTTGAATTTCCTTTGAATTGTATTTTCTATCACTGTAAGAAagactaaaaaattcatgacgtacaaaattttctactaaaaaaaatatattttgtatgaaaaactaattttttcatgattttttaaattttagctcttTCCATTTGCCATCCGGAACACAATTTAGCTGCCCAATGACGATTTCCATGGAATAATTTCGAGTTCGATACTCCTCTGATGaagtaaaaacaattttcttacatttcaGGAACTCAATTACTTCCTTGGTTCGTGTGCAGGACATTTCATTTCCGCCGAAGATGAAAATTTCCAAGTTTGGAAGGAGTTCTGACAGACTTTCGACCTCGATGTCGGATAAATCGTTCgaaaaaagccaaaaacttttcaatttttggttgTTCATTAGCAATTCCGGcggaaattctttaattttattgtcataAAGTCCTAATTCtctcaaattttctaaattttcgaacaaatttaaGCTCAAGTGTGTGAGTTGGTTGCCTCCAAGATCgagattttccaaaaatctcaAGTCATGAAAGGTATTTTCATGCAATTCTGTGATATTATTCGcccacaaatttaattttatcagttttttgcaacttttgaAGGCGTCTTCGGTGATTTTTTGTATGCCAAGTCGGTAAATCCTTAAAACCTCCAACGAtgggaaatttttgcaaatgttTGAAGTGAAAATTGGAATCACACTTGAACGAAAGCTGATTTCTTTGATGAGTTCGGGCACTCTTGAGGTTGGCTGCCATTCGGATTGTGAATTTGGACAAACGttgtaaaaaatgcaatattttGTGCTTTGTTCACATTTGTGGATGGCAACTTCCTTTTCCGTGCATGAAGAAGATGACTCAAAAATCGCAGTGCTAagtattaaaatcaattttaaatccatttttgtCTAATTGAATGAGACTTTGAGATGAAACTGATCtaaatttgtaagaatttcTTATCAGCATCACcttgaaatgcattttttttgcatcgaaataaaaatcataaattaggttcaaatttttttaaaataaaatgaagatgggacctaaatttaaaaaaaaaataaatactcctccatacaaaataaaaattcaataaaaatatttttaatattagtcaaaaatttaaaaaataaaaaaaaaaaaaaattaaaaaaaattaagaccgcTTCAAAtgactcaatagttttgtccgatgccccaaACAGATCAAAAACGGTAATTTGTAACGGCCTCATAGATAAAGCTGTCAAACGAAACCGTTACATTTTTGtttaccttttattttttatcgtcattcatctgattaatttttcgtaaaatttcctGAAATTCTCGATAAAATGAGTGAAACATTCATCCAAGAAGCCCCCCAAGAGTTTGACATTCATGATCATCAAATGCATTTAGTAGAAACACGAGTAGATGTaagaaattaacaaaaaatcatgaaaaatctcTAATCTCTTGTCCTTTCAGGCCATacaatattgcaaaaaattgaccATCCAAGAAGCACAAATCCTGCAAGATAAACTCGTGAGTGTCCTTTCAAActgtttgaatcaaaaaattaatttaattttaattcaggaCGACGTAAAAGTAGTTCTTCACACCGCAGCGCCCGAATTCAGCTCCGATGAAAAGTTCATTGAACCGAGGGAAGTCGCCTTTCAGAGATTCGATGACGAAGCCATGCGAGAAGTCGAGAACCGGATTCAAACAATCAAGCACATTAAAGAGCTGATGAGGAAGAAAAAGGCTTCCAGTTGAGAAAAAGCGAAATTTTGTTGAGTGAACGAGGAATTGTACCTGGGCTGGTCTGTCAAATAACTGTGAATGAtaatatcaaaacaaaacattgaTTAGAGAATAAAAGTCGAcgtttttgtgtaattttaactgaaattacCGTCGTTTTTGTGTCTAAAATGTAATCAAGTTGTCGTTGTCCCTCGTTGCATCtcgaaaataatcaaaatttgacaaagatTCGCAAAAATCGGATAAATTTACGTGAAAAAAGCATTGTTGacgatccaaaaaaaaatccacatcACACAAAAATGAACGTTTTTCGCATTCGGCGAAAAGTTGCTCTACTTACGTGTGGTCTTGTAGTTGCGATTTTCCTCTTGTTGTATGTCATCATCAACTACCAGATCTCTTCGGAGATGCCCAAAGTCCCGGAAATGAGTTACATCGAGGAACGACTGAAAAAAGCGGAGAACGAACATCGACAGCGCGTAGAAAAAACACTGAAAAAAGATGCTGCGGCAGCTCATCATCAATCCCCGCGAGATTGGGTGCACATTAAACGCGGAGGACCTCGTTGCTCGTTACAAACAGACGTTACCCCAGTTGTCGATGTGCAAATGTTGGAAGTTTATCGCGAAACAGAGTTCGATAATCCGAATGGCGGCGTATGGAAGCAAGGATGGGACGTGCAAATCACTCCAGGTCGCTTCAGTgaagaaaacaaattaaaagttttcgttGTTCCGCATTCGCATAACGATCCGGGATGGATTCAAACGTTCGACGAATATTACGAACGCAGTACGAAACAAATTTTGGCAAATATGCTGCGACATTTGACCGACGACGAGCAAATGACTTTTATTTGGGCggaaatttcgtatttttcgcGTTGGTTTGAAGCTCAATCCAAAGAATCGCAAGGCAGAGTGAAGCAATTGTTGAAAAGGAAGCAGTTGGAGTTCGTTACCGGCGGATGGGTGATGCCAGGTGAGattttaaacttcaatttccggtatttttttgaaaataaatttaaaaataattacagatGAGGCAAATTCTCATTGGTATTCGATCATTGAGCAGCTGGCTGAAGGTCAACAATGGTTGAAGAAGCATTTGAATGTCACACCAACTTCAGGATGGTCTATAGATCCTTTTGGGCATTCGCCATCTCTGGCATACGTTCTCAAACACTCGGGATTTGAGAATCATTTGATCCAGAGGACACATTACGTCGTCAAAAGAACGTTAGCAAGGAAGCGACAACTTGAGTTCAATTGGAGACAACTTTATGACACGGATGGAAGTACGAGTCTTTTTACTCACATGATGCCATTTTATTCGTATGACGTGCCACACACTTGTGGACCCGATCCAAAGGTgagttttaagacaaaaaagctaaaaattttgaaaacttttttaattcttttgtttaataaaaagtcaaaagaagATGAATTTTAGCTTTAAGTCAATAGTAAaactttaagtcaaattttaagtcttaagttttaacttaaagcttaatttttcaaaaaaaaaaaaaattttttttcatgaaaaatcgaaatatGAGTCAAAAGTATTTGTATTTCggctttttaagtaaaaataaaaattttaagttaaattttaagtcaattaagttaAAACTTAAGgcttaagtaatttttgaaataaatctttttttgttaaaattttattatagaagtaaaaaataatgttttgacttaaatttgtgTAATGGctttaaattaagattaagTCAACTTATAAACTTAGCATAAATCTCGTATTAAGTttcattaagttaaaattgctAATAATCGGCttgaaacttaagcttaagcttaattaagtcaattaaaaaatttatttgcaatttttcttaaattttgaatttttgattttttttcacacttaagcttaagtcaaaatattttttttactttagctGAAGTAtctgtcttaaaatttttaacaatttttttttcaattttctatcTTTTAGATTTGTTGCCAATTCGATTTCAAACGATTACCTGGTTATGGACTCACTTGTCCGTGGCATGTTCCGCCTCAAGTAATCACGGATCAAAATGTTGCCCAACGAGCTGCTTTAGTGATCGAtcaatggaagaaaaaagcCGAGTTATATCAATCAAATTCCGTTTTAATCCCCTTAGGCGACGATTTTCGTTACAGCCAAAGCACCGAATGGGAAGCGCAAcgacaaaatttcgaaaaattattcgaatacATTAACGGCGAACCAACTTTAGGAGTCGAAGCTAAATTTGGAACACTCCAAGAGTACTTTGACTCGGTAAGACGCGATCAAAGCCTTTCCGAATTCCCTTCGTTAAGCGGGGATTTCTTCACGTACGCCGATCGGGATGATCATTACTGGTCCGGGTATTACACATCGCGTCCTTATCACAAACGAATGGATCGTGTCTTGTTGAATTACATTCGTTCTGCCGAAATGTTGCATTCCTGGTCGAAATGGGAAACAGAAGCTGGttttgataaacttttaaCTGCTGCTCGTCGTGAACATTCGCTTTTCCAGCATCATGATGGCATCACGGGTACCGCAAAAGATCACGTTGTTGTCGATTACACGACGCGCATGGAAGAGGccatcaaaaattgtcgtCATGTCATCCAGCAGGCAGCTTTTCGCTTATTGACAACGGAAAGTATCTACCAAGCAGATCCGCAATTCACGTATTTCAGCATTGATGATTCCCGTGCAGCGGGTCCCGATGAAAATCGCCCGACAATTATTTTGGGTGAAGATTTGCCCAAGAAATATGTCGTTTTGCACAATTCTTTGCCCTATGCAAGAACCGaagttgttgaatttttcatcgcCAAACCTTATGTGATCGTCACGAATGCTGATGAGTCCATTACATATTCGCAAGTTGCTCCCGTTTGGTCCTGGCATCGCGGGCATCACATTGATTCGTTATTACCGCAAGCTTCAACGACCAAATATCGCTTGATGTTCAAAGCTACCGTGCCGCCGCTTGGTTTAGCAGTTTACATAATCCACGCGAAAAATTCCGCCGAAGTCGTTAGCATGGGAACGACTTTTACGAAAACTGTTATTTACACGCCGCAACCATTTTCGGTGCATACCATGGATTACCCATATAGCGTGGAGTTTGCGGATCCGCGTGATGTTTTGGTCAAACAAGAAGGCGAGGGAAGCGTTTCAGCggcatttaacaaaaatgggCTCTTGACGTCGCTCGCAACAGACACGAGTGTTCAAAATGTCTCAGTTAGCGTGAATTTCCTGAAATATAACACAAGAACCGGATTACAGCAGAAAAGTGGGGCTTATTTATTCTTACCGGGAGGCGAAGCACAACCTATACCACTTGATGATCCCATTGTCTTAGTCAGCAAAGGTCCTATAGAGTCAAGTGTTTCGACCAGTTTCTCGTTCGGCATTCACGACACGATTTTACGAGACAACAGTGTTGAGATACGGAACACAATCGACATCAATGGCATGGATAACTCGGAAATCGTGATGCGTTTATCGACAAATATCGATAACGAAGAAGTTTTTTACACAGATTTGAATGGATTGTCCTTCGCGAAACGTGAAAGGTTCTCCAAACTGCCGCTGCAAGCGAATTATTATCCAATTCCGACGGGAATCATCATTGAAGACGATACTACAAGACTTACACTTTTGACTGCCCAACCGCTGGGCGGAAGTTCATTAAGCCCAGGCGAACTTGAAATCATGCAAGATCGACGTTTGAACCAAGATGATGATCGCGGGCTTGGTCAAGGAGTTCTCGATAACCGTCCCGTGAATCACATTTTCCGTCTCGTGCTTGAACAACGTGAAAAATGCCGAAAATTAGATGCTTCGTATCCTGCGGCATTTTTAACCCCCAACGCCCACATGGAACGTCAAACACTGTTACATCCCatggaaaaattaatcttcAACGAGAACGAATGGAATGGCATTCAACCGACTTTTGGACAGAATCACAAGCCATTGCAAGAAGGCATGGAAATAGTTTCGCTCAAATCTTTGTCAGCGGAAGCGAAGGGAATAATTTTGCATCGCACACAACTCGAACAATGCGAATCGAGTGTCCCGGATGGCGATCATGAGACAATTAGCTTGAAGAAAGTCCTTGGTGAAGAATATCAAAGTATCTACAAAGCACCGCTGACATTCGTGAAGAAATTATCGCCCGTGACGCtggaaaatattgatttttgtccGATGGAAACAAAAGCTTTCATCCTAAATAGATGAAAACGGCTCTACGTGTTCCGACGACACACGAACAATAATTTACACGAAAttcgaacaagaaaaaattcgaagaaaaagcAACATTAAGAACAAATTCCAAAGACATTTAGTGcagatttctaaaaaaaaagcaaaaaatatctttaaaaattccagagttcaatttttttttaaatttttattttaactttatacTAACgagtatagaaaaaaatttatgtacaaacttatttagttttcaattgtgataaaactaaaaaaaaatgttttaatttttaacattaaaaaaaatagaacaaaattagatgcaatttttgtcataattttaaaaaaataattaaagataatAACTTAAATGTAGATagaataaataagaaattatctcCTATTTCCTCCTACTATTTAAATCTACTTAAAATATCACCTTTTGAAAtcacttttttactttaaccCCGAACGCTaagctataaaaataaataaaatatgaacaaatatttatgagcaatttaataaattattgccGCGacgcatgaaaaattatatatttttacttgaGCGTTTGAATTCAAGAACAACTAGAATTAATGCAATAAATTGACATagaattgatacaaaaatgtaacaaaagtaGATATTGATACAAGACTTTcgcgtgaaaaattaataaaaatatattaaatttaaaattgtttttttttcgaaatattttcaaaaatttaattttttttcaaaaattttttaaaaattaatgaaaaaagtaaaaaaaatggtaaattttgatgaaaatctttGACTTTTCTTgtatcttattaaatttttgaccttttatggaaaaaaattatttaactttaaaattttttgaagattttgggCTTAAAAAACTTCGggtaaaaatacttttgactgataaaaatacttttcttaaagatttttcacaaaattctcaatttccTTCGCAACTGCCAAACAAAGTGCATCATTATTTGGTCCAGCAATCACTTGAACCCCATAAGGCAGtccatttttgtcttttcccACGGGAACCTGAGTACATGGCAAGTGAAAAGTGTTGGCAATTGTCAAATAAGTCGAGTCAATTGCTCGTAATAGAGTACTATAGTGAGTTACAGCTGACGTTGGATAACTTGGTAATATCAGGACACCATCAGATGACATTTGATtctaacgaaaaatattatttaacaaaaatttcttattaaaaaaattaaaaacttacaataaataactttttaagtcTTTCCATTTCTTCAATCCAGTGATTTTCTGACCCCGGTGTTATAAATCCCTTCACTTGACAAATCATCTGGAACCATATCAGGCCAAAAGTGTATTTGGAACAGCCAAAAACTGATTTCCAAAATTCTTTTAAGAAGGATGCGTGTTGATCTTCAGCTTTTTCAACGTTATTGTTGTTTGTGCTCTTTTTATTTAGGAAATGCGGGAATTGACAAATGCCGTTGACACCCATGTTTGTGACTTCTGGCAGGTAATAATACTCTTTTGTGTCGAATTCAGcaacttttgaacttttactTTCGAAATGTTtcgcaatttttaatattttttccttcacaTGCGAGTCTGTGCGAGTAATGGACCAACGAGATTCGAGTCCTAACATGTAAAAAACACGAATTTCGTCTAAATTGACGTTCGTTTCTAATTGATTTCTGTTGTTTCCAGccataatttttactaaaagtgTTAAATCATCTGCAGTTTTAGCAAGAGGACCAATGAcggatattttttcaaacagcGGGAAGTAAAATCTGGGGTTAATTCCTTCAATGGAGATCAATCCGGGACTCGGTTTATGTCCGTAAATGCcacaaaaatgctaaaaaattaaaaaaaaatcatttaacattttttaaaaaaatttttttaggttcaaaACTCACCCCCGGAAGTCTTATAGAACCCGCAAAATCCGTTCCAACGCCAAAAACGGCACTATTTGATCCAACCAACGCTCCATCGCCACCCGATGATCCTCCGCAAGTCTTTGAAAAGTCATGCGGATTTCGTGTTCGACCAATAACGAAGTTGTAAGTTTCCCATCCGATGGATTTCTCCGGCGTATTGCCTGTCATAATGCAAATTGCTCCTGCTTCTTTCAATAATCTCATCACTTCACTATCGGATTCCATTTTATCCGAGTCACCGCAGAGACTTCCAAAATGCCGCGACATCCCTTTGACATTAATGACTTGTTTAAAGCAGAACGGGACACCGAGTAACGGCATA
The sequence above is drawn from the Culicoides brevitarsis isolate CSIRO-B50_1 chromosome 1, AGI_CSIRO_Cbre_v1, whole genome shotgun sequence genome and encodes:
- the LOC134838130 gene encoding putative helicase mov-10-B.1; this encodes MRRRNFQRPSLPSYNPNLELPKIFSPEDQLFQPTNFASLSSSTKSAFRELVEYQNNEHQLTAKTYQFIAPLLTEIEDAHIQVKLEYIRLLNKRLERHQSSFHDYKLFMDVAKEMPPEASEGDYVLLRTMEDVKYEEDKDYRLSITRVNETYLEVRTSEHCRNRLEATNYEVRFRKDRTVFRFEQHALNSLPSAVIENVLFPKKCGLPADPNAMKFEWCSNSVKTNPEQQQAVRNIVNGSAYPAPYILFGPPGTGKTTTLVETIAQIRKVKPEANILVCASSNYACNEIMSRLLDLNVVDETDMFRYLSKSQMRKLDTIEDRILELSNIDKNQMFNIPTKEDLQGYKIIFLTLVTAGRLHLLEMGTNWFDYIIVDEAGSATEASTVIPIAGFVSVSSYLKHKRNHVVLAGDPKQLGPVICHRSAEKLMYGRSMLDRLMELELYKPDEKSKRYNAACLTKLLQNFRSHKNILDIPNKLFYDNELLAMAKPAITDICLHQQILPNKKVPIIFHSVYGETLKEDDNPSLFNLEECKVVLNYIRKVLLMTCPNGEKIEPKEIGVISPYRRQCVELTKIIRKTLKLYDIEVGSVEQFQGQERKVIILSTVRSNTETIGFLSNPKRLNVSITRAKALLIIVGNPITLQLDNKWHKLIKYCVEQKACKGGFVPLKKHVRGRFKDKRKSSAQKALNDQLKQLTLEKLPESAPKKTILHHKAPTPSTSSGCTSASFTDDNTDDETTADLVSDSELDDIQVDINVLTDDEEIAIPCFNASEDVLTTDDEDEIDESTNNNDETITAEPKNDTNDIFAAEFEFHIDSFGFAQ
- the LOC134831032 gene encoding fatty-acid amide hydrolase 2-like yields the protein MFNLFAFFSFVSKLLRYLVDPVLVIIFCRSKGAVPPAENDVLTMSIDELTNKIKSQEIKCLDVVQNYINRAKSVNPKINAIAEERFEEALKEAKAVDLLCETGNGEELRKIMPLLGVPFCFKQVINVKGMSRHFGSLCGDSDKMESDSEVMRLLKEAGAICIMTGNTPEKSIGWETYNFVIGRTRNPHDFSKTCGGSSGGDGALVGSNSAVFGVGTDFAGSIRLPGHFCGIYGHKPSPGLISIEGINPRFYFPLFEKISVIGPLAKTADDLTLLVKIMAGNNRNQLETNVNLDEIRVFYMLGLESRWSITRTDSHVKEKILKIAKHFESKSSKVAEFDTKEYYYLPEVTNMGVNGICQFPHFLNKKSTNNNNVEKAEDQHASFLKEFWKSVFGCSKYTFGLIWFQMICQVKGFITPGSENHWIEEMERLKKLFINQMSSDGVLILPSYPTSAVTHYSTLLRAIDSTYLTIANTFHLPCTQVPVGKDKNGLPYGVQVIAGPNNDALCLAVAKEIENFVKNL
- the LOC134827818 gene encoding alpha-mannosidase 2: MNVFRIRRKVALLTCGLVVAIFLLLYVIINYQISSEMPKVPEMSYIEERLKKAENEHRQRVEKTLKKDAAAAHHQSPRDWVHIKRGGPRCSLQTDVTPVVDVQMLEVYRETEFDNPNGGVWKQGWDVQITPGRFSEENKLKVFVVPHSHNDPGWIQTFDEYYERSTKQILANMLRHLTDDEQMTFIWAEISYFSRWFEAQSKESQGRVKQLLKRKQLEFVTGGWVMPDEANSHWYSIIEQLAEGQQWLKKHLNVTPTSGWSIDPFGHSPSLAYVLKHSGFENHLIQRTHYVVKRTLARKRQLEFNWRQLYDTDGSTSLFTHMMPFYSYDVPHTCGPDPKICCQFDFKRLPGYGLTCPWHVPPQVITDQNVAQRAALVIDQWKKKAELYQSNSVLIPLGDDFRYSQSTEWEAQRQNFEKLFEYINGEPTLGVEAKFGTLQEYFDSVRRDQSLSEFPSLSGDFFTYADRDDHYWSGYYTSRPYHKRMDRVLLNYIRSAEMLHSWSKWETEAGFDKLLTAARREHSLFQHHDGITGTAKDHVVVDYTTRMEEAIKNCRHVIQQAAFRLLTTESIYQADPQFTYFSIDDSRAAGPDENRPTIILGEDLPKKYVVLHNSLPYARTEVVEFFIAKPYVIVTNADESITYSQVAPVWSWHRGHHIDSLLPQASTTKYRLMFKATVPPLGLAVYIIHAKNSAEVVSMGTTFTKTVIYTPQPFSVHTMDYPYSVEFADPRDVLVKQEGEGSVSAAFNKNGLLTSLATDTSVQNVSVSVNFLKYNTRTGLQQKSGAYLFLPGGEAQPIPLDDPIVLVSKGPIESSVSTSFSFGIHDTILRDNSVEIRNTIDINGMDNSEIVMRLSTNIDNEEVFYTDLNGLSFAKRERFSKLPLQANYYPIPTGIIIEDDTTRLTLLTAQPLGGSSLSPGELEIMQDRRLNQDDDRGLGQGVLDNRPVNHIFRLVLEQREKCRKLDASYPAAFLTPNAHMERQTLLHPMEKLIFNENEWNGIQPTFGQNHKPLQEGMEIVSLKSLSAEAKGIILHRTQLEQCESSVPDGDHETISLKKVLGEEYQSIYKAPLTFVKKLSPVTLENIDFCPMETKAFILNR